Proteins found in one Oncorhynchus gorbuscha isolate QuinsamMale2020 ecotype Even-year linkage group LG15, OgorEven_v1.0, whole genome shotgun sequence genomic segment:
- the LOC123997212 gene encoding mitotic interactor and substrate of PLK1 isoform X2, with protein MFKYTPPWQVLCNSMEHETKRLSVAAPDDSQDVLTQEEGDQIVCQSHQLPAAEISLSTKEDTTFQGTMESTPRKWVLQPMSPKLELAVDLRTMLSPTTDEPFSLDRSWNYNRNGNPSAFSFDSISVTRTQSTVIVSTQQKVSRDVVVQARQVAVSEEDCGNTSEDWQPSSPSSAGSTGSQHGFYSFVDDPVSPEAEMNEAWMVSPERQAKLATLKEEGSFKLQAYAGGKKPGSLFEDDEDSRYQVNTNGAQFKAEEEEKQFRQEIIHSQAPKKIATFREQWSALETLDLSKSPNKLLEGFSLCYGPSSTKSEFTPAAEPCTIDNEQINFSAAREQFLKMEQSRLNPFLQSPSSLKPQRLWQSEDSLLSPRSEKKDYHSAEWFNQSLTPVKRQDKGENVAGRKVYRTEERVTKRQSSLFDDLDSGLEDLSGDTSVGYTSDGSMSNDNPQPESKGTQPASGYRETPIEREIRIAQEREESLRRLRGIKHTDVQEMVEVKSLLSQPTPPLMPVKANKKNRVSFFLQREIKKDSQREEDMLHQGRVPGLYDRGTPQEMEDRRKIFELRDQSGAEVETMKRTWSSPRVIVRSSSSDTEGYPSPCCPHRHSEETELYIGSMSATPSVNTTSEGWSSESQDLNRVLPSSFPEEIVMLKGNETSKAESAQVTVVVKTSTSEIVNYPSWLMERKKPVPARGSSAKEASSLSSSSPTPTAFAVQVSEPSDKPVPTWRAHLDSGGLRHRRPNTPDIIQKEIEEDLKREQELRELRESSGLSASMEGSLDCIERDAKDSCQSQSLRRVIVEQEESVFSESPSFPVEQTSLARWSYSSITPVSMLVTAQPWGSPRPSSPVVSRVSPLLPASPWVEMGGSPGIPTQKGLTETLLEDFEERRIKLKLEENAYAGIQPTDDVNNEVLEATRVTRHKNKRALRWEAGDYTKEDSQ; from the exons ATGTTCAAGTACACTCCTCCTTGGCAGGTGCTGTGTAACAGCATGGAGCATGAGACCAAG AGACTCTCAGTTGCTGCACCTGACGATTCCCAGGATGTGTTGACCCAGGAGGAGGGAGACCAGATAGTGTGCCAATCACACCAGCTTCCTGCTGCAGAAATCTCACTGTCTACAAAGGAAGACACCACATTCCAAGGAACCATGGAAAGCACACCCAGAAAATGGGTGCTTCAGCCCATGTCACCCAAACTGGAGCTGGCAGTAGACCTTCGCACCATGCTCAGCCCCACCACCGATGAGCCCTTTAGTCTGGACAGGAGCTGGAACTACAACCGGAATGGCAACCCTTCGGCTTTCAGTTTTGACAGCATCTCCGTGACCCGCACCCAGTCCACAGTTATCGTATCCACCCAGCAGAAGGTGTCTCGGGATGTGGTGGTGCAGGCCAGGCAggtggcggtgtcagaggaagattGCGGCAACACCAGTGAAGACTGGCAACCCAGTAGCCCTAGCAGTGCAGGGAGCACGGGCTCCCAACATGGCTTCTACTCCTTTGTGGATGATCCGGTGAGCCCCGAGGCGGAGATGAACGAAGCATGGATGGTGTCCCCAGAGAGACAAGCCAAGTTGGCGACCCTGAAAGAGGAAGGCAGTTTCAAACTGCAGGCGTACGCCGGTGGGAAGAAGCCAGGGAGTCTGTTCGAGGACGACGAGGACTCCCGCTACCAGGTGAACACCAACGGTGCCCAATTcaaggcggaggaggaggagaagcagttTAGGCAGGAGATCATCCACAGTCAAGCCCCCAAAAAGATTGCCACATTCAGAGAGCAGTGGAGTGCACTTGAAACCCTGGATCTCAGCAAATCACCCAACAAGTTGCTCGAAGGGTTCAGCTTGTGCTACGGGCCAAGCAGCACCAAATCTGAGTTCACACCAGCAGCTGAGCCATGCACCATCGACAACGAACAGATCAACTTCAGCGCAGCACGGGAGCAGTTCCTAAAGATGGAACAGTCGAGGCTCAACCCATTCCTGCAGAGTCCCAGCTCTCTAAAACCACAAAGACTGTGGCAGTCAGAAGACAGCTTGCTGTCACCAAGGAGTGAGAAAAAAGACTACCACTCTGCGGAATGGTTTAACCAAAGTCTAACCCCAGTGAAACGTCAGGACAAAGGGGAAAATGTCGCTGGCAGAAAGGTGTACCGCACAGAGGAGAGGGTAACCAAGAGGCAGAGTAGCCTGTTTGATGACCTTGACTCTGGGCTGGAGGATCTATCGGGTGACACCAGTGTTGGCTACACAAGTGACGGAAGCATGTCCAATGACAACCCTCAGCCAGAAAGCAAGGGCACCCAACCGGCAAGTGGTTACAGAGAGACGCCCATAGAAAGGGAGATTCGTATCGctcaggagagagaagagagtcttCGGCGATTGCGGGGCATCAAGCACACCGACGTCCAAGAGATGGTGGAGGTCAAGTCTCTGCTCTCCCAGCCTACACCGCCACTGATGCCTGTCAAGGCAAATAAGAAGAACCGGGTGAGCTTCTTCCTCCAGCGCGAGATCAAAAAGGACAGCCAGAGGGAAGAAGACATGCTGCACCAGGGGAGAGTCCCAGGTCTGTATGACCGGGGAACTCCTCAGGAAATGGAGGATCGGAGAAAGATCTTTGAGCTTAGAGACCAATCTGGAGCCGAGGTCGAGACGATGAAAAGGACTTGGTCATCACCCAGGGTCATTGTGAGGAGTAGCAGCTCAGATACGGAAGGCTACCCTTCCCCTTGCTGCCCTCACCGGCACTCCGAAGAGACCGAGTTGTACATCGGCAGCATGAGCGCCACTCCAAGCGTCAATACCACCAGCGAAGGCTGGAGTTCAGAGTCCCAAGACCTCAATAGAGTACTGCCAAGCAGCTTCCCAGAGGAGATCGTCATGTTGAAAGGGAATGAGACCAGTAAGGCAGAAAGCGCTCAAGTCACAGTGGTGGTGAAGACTAGTACTAGTGAAATAGTAAATTACCCATCGTGGTTAATGGAAAGAAAGAAGCCAGTTCCAGCCAGAGGCTCCTCGGCTAAAGAAGCCTCCTCTTTGTCATCCTCCTCACCTACACCCACTGCGTTTGCAGTGCAGGTGTCTGAACCGAGTGATAAGCCTGTTCCAACCTGGAGGGCGCACCTGGATTCTGGCGGCCTGCGACATCGAAGACCAAACACTCCAGATATTATCCAGAAGGAGATTGAGGAGGATCTGAAACGTGAGCAGGAGCTCCGGGAACTGCGGGAATCCAGTGGCCTGTCCGCCTCTATGGAAGGAAGCTTGGACTGTATAGAACGAGACGCTAAAGACTCATGTCAATCGCAAAGCCTGCGAAGAGTCATTGTGGAACAGGAAGAGTCTGTCTTCTCTGAGAGCCCTTCATTTCCAGTAGAGCAGACGAGCTTGGCCAGATGGTCCtactcatctatcactccagtatcaatGCTAG TCACTGCCCAGCCATGGGGCTCCCCAAGGCCCAGCTCCCCTGTGGTGAGCAGGGTTTCCCCTCTGTTGCCTGCTAGCCCGTGGGTAGAGATGGGTGGCTCCCCTGGGATCCCCACGCAAAAAGGCCTGACCGAAACACTGCTAGAGGACTTTGAGGAGAGGAGaatcaaactgaagctggaagaGAATGCT TATGCAGGAATTCAGCCTACTGACGATGTGAACAATGAA GTCTTGGAGGCGACCCGCGTCACCAGGCACAAAAACAAGCGGGCACTGCGCTGGGAGGCTGGCGACTACACCAAGGAGGACAGCCAATGA
- the LOC123997212 gene encoding mitotic interactor and substrate of PLK1 isoform X1, with protein sequence MFKYTPPWQVLCNSMEHETKRLSVAAPDDSQDVLTQEEGDQIVCQSHQLPAAEISLSTKEDTTFQGTMESTPRKWVLQPMSPKLELAVDLRTMLSPTTDEPFSLDRSWNYNRNGNPSAFSFDSISVTRTQSTVIVSTQQKVSRDVVVQARQVAVSEEDCGNTSEDWQPSSPSSAGSTGSQHGFYSFVDDPVSPEAEMNEAWMVSPERQAKLATLKEEGSFKLQAYAGGKKPGSLFEDDEDSRYQVNTNGAQFKAEEEEKQFRQEIIHSQAPKKIATFREQWSALETLDLSKSPNKLLEGFSLCYGPSSTKSEFTPAAEPCTIDNEQINFSAAREQFLKMEQSRLNPFLQSPSSLKPQRLWQSEDSLLSPRSEKKDYHSAEWFNQSLTPVKRQDKGENVAGRKVYRTEERVTKRQSSLFDDLDSGLEDLSGDTSVGYTSDGSMSNDNPQPESKGTQPASGYRETPIEREIRIAQEREESLRRLRGIKHTDVQEMVEVKSLLSQPTPPLMPVKANKKNRVSFFLQREIKKDSQREEDMLHQGRVPGLYDRGTPQEMEDRRKIFELRDQSGAEVETMKRTWSSPRVIVRSSSSDTEGYPSPCCPHRHSEETELYIGSMSATPSVNTTSEGWSSESQDLNRVLPSSFPEEIVMLKGNETSKAESAQVTVVVKTSTSEIVNYPSWLMERKKPVPARGSSAKEASSLSSSSPTPTAFAVQVSEPSDKPVPTWRAHLDSGGLRHRRPNTPDIIQKEIEEDLKREQELRELRESSGLSASMEGSLDCIERDAKDSCQSQSLRRVIVEQEESVFSESPSFPVEQTSLARWSYSSITPVSMLVDSASRFSTSIRPTARLPSFSIVTAQPWGSPRPSSPVVSRVSPLLPASPWVEMGGSPGIPTQKGLTETLLEDFEERRIKLKLEENAYAGIQPTDDVNNEVLEATRVTRHKNKRALRWEAGDYTKEDSQ encoded by the exons ATGTTCAAGTACACTCCTCCTTGGCAGGTGCTGTGTAACAGCATGGAGCATGAGACCAAG AGACTCTCAGTTGCTGCACCTGACGATTCCCAGGATGTGTTGACCCAGGAGGAGGGAGACCAGATAGTGTGCCAATCACACCAGCTTCCTGCTGCAGAAATCTCACTGTCTACAAAGGAAGACACCACATTCCAAGGAACCATGGAAAGCACACCCAGAAAATGGGTGCTTCAGCCCATGTCACCCAAACTGGAGCTGGCAGTAGACCTTCGCACCATGCTCAGCCCCACCACCGATGAGCCCTTTAGTCTGGACAGGAGCTGGAACTACAACCGGAATGGCAACCCTTCGGCTTTCAGTTTTGACAGCATCTCCGTGACCCGCACCCAGTCCACAGTTATCGTATCCACCCAGCAGAAGGTGTCTCGGGATGTGGTGGTGCAGGCCAGGCAggtggcggtgtcagaggaagattGCGGCAACACCAGTGAAGACTGGCAACCCAGTAGCCCTAGCAGTGCAGGGAGCACGGGCTCCCAACATGGCTTCTACTCCTTTGTGGATGATCCGGTGAGCCCCGAGGCGGAGATGAACGAAGCATGGATGGTGTCCCCAGAGAGACAAGCCAAGTTGGCGACCCTGAAAGAGGAAGGCAGTTTCAAACTGCAGGCGTACGCCGGTGGGAAGAAGCCAGGGAGTCTGTTCGAGGACGACGAGGACTCCCGCTACCAGGTGAACACCAACGGTGCCCAATTcaaggcggaggaggaggagaagcagttTAGGCAGGAGATCATCCACAGTCAAGCCCCCAAAAAGATTGCCACATTCAGAGAGCAGTGGAGTGCACTTGAAACCCTGGATCTCAGCAAATCACCCAACAAGTTGCTCGAAGGGTTCAGCTTGTGCTACGGGCCAAGCAGCACCAAATCTGAGTTCACACCAGCAGCTGAGCCATGCACCATCGACAACGAACAGATCAACTTCAGCGCAGCACGGGAGCAGTTCCTAAAGATGGAACAGTCGAGGCTCAACCCATTCCTGCAGAGTCCCAGCTCTCTAAAACCACAAAGACTGTGGCAGTCAGAAGACAGCTTGCTGTCACCAAGGAGTGAGAAAAAAGACTACCACTCTGCGGAATGGTTTAACCAAAGTCTAACCCCAGTGAAACGTCAGGACAAAGGGGAAAATGTCGCTGGCAGAAAGGTGTACCGCACAGAGGAGAGGGTAACCAAGAGGCAGAGTAGCCTGTTTGATGACCTTGACTCTGGGCTGGAGGATCTATCGGGTGACACCAGTGTTGGCTACACAAGTGACGGAAGCATGTCCAATGACAACCCTCAGCCAGAAAGCAAGGGCACCCAACCGGCAAGTGGTTACAGAGAGACGCCCATAGAAAGGGAGATTCGTATCGctcaggagagagaagagagtcttCGGCGATTGCGGGGCATCAAGCACACCGACGTCCAAGAGATGGTGGAGGTCAAGTCTCTGCTCTCCCAGCCTACACCGCCACTGATGCCTGTCAAGGCAAATAAGAAGAACCGGGTGAGCTTCTTCCTCCAGCGCGAGATCAAAAAGGACAGCCAGAGGGAAGAAGACATGCTGCACCAGGGGAGAGTCCCAGGTCTGTATGACCGGGGAACTCCTCAGGAAATGGAGGATCGGAGAAAGATCTTTGAGCTTAGAGACCAATCTGGAGCCGAGGTCGAGACGATGAAAAGGACTTGGTCATCACCCAGGGTCATTGTGAGGAGTAGCAGCTCAGATACGGAAGGCTACCCTTCCCCTTGCTGCCCTCACCGGCACTCCGAAGAGACCGAGTTGTACATCGGCAGCATGAGCGCCACTCCAAGCGTCAATACCACCAGCGAAGGCTGGAGTTCAGAGTCCCAAGACCTCAATAGAGTACTGCCAAGCAGCTTCCCAGAGGAGATCGTCATGTTGAAAGGGAATGAGACCAGTAAGGCAGAAAGCGCTCAAGTCACAGTGGTGGTGAAGACTAGTACTAGTGAAATAGTAAATTACCCATCGTGGTTAATGGAAAGAAAGAAGCCAGTTCCAGCCAGAGGCTCCTCGGCTAAAGAAGCCTCCTCTTTGTCATCCTCCTCACCTACACCCACTGCGTTTGCAGTGCAGGTGTCTGAACCGAGTGATAAGCCTGTTCCAACCTGGAGGGCGCACCTGGATTCTGGCGGCCTGCGACATCGAAGACCAAACACTCCAGATATTATCCAGAAGGAGATTGAGGAGGATCTGAAACGTGAGCAGGAGCTCCGGGAACTGCGGGAATCCAGTGGCCTGTCCGCCTCTATGGAAGGAAGCTTGGACTGTATAGAACGAGACGCTAAAGACTCATGTCAATCGCAAAGCCTGCGAAGAGTCATTGTGGAACAGGAAGAGTCTGTCTTCTCTGAGAGCCCTTCATTTCCAGTAGAGCAGACGAGCTTGGCCAGATGGTCCtactcatctatcactccagtatcaatGCTAG TGGACAGCGCATCTCGCTTTTCCACCTCCATTCGTCCCACTGCCCGTCTTCCCTCCTTTTCCATAGTCACTGCCCAGCCATGGGGCTCCCCAAGGCCCAGCTCCCCTGTGGTGAGCAGGGTTTCCCCTCTGTTGCCTGCTAGCCCGTGGGTAGAGATGGGTGGCTCCCCTGGGATCCCCACGCAAAAAGGCCTGACCGAAACACTGCTAGAGGACTTTGAGGAGAGGAGaatcaaactgaagctggaagaGAATGCT TATGCAGGAATTCAGCCTACTGACGATGTGAACAATGAA GTCTTGGAGGCGACCCGCGTCACCAGGCACAAAAACAAGCGGGCACTGCGCTGGGAGGCTGGCGACTACACCAAGGAGGACAGCCAATGA
- the LOC123997212 gene encoding mitotic interactor and substrate of PLK1 isoform X3 encodes MESTPRKWVLQPMSPKLELAVDLRTMLSPTTDEPFSLDRSWNYNRNGNPSAFSFDSISVTRTQSTVIVSTQQKVSRDVVVQARQVAVSEEDCGNTSEDWQPSSPSSAGSTGSQHGFYSFVDDPVSPEAEMNEAWMVSPERQAKLATLKEEGSFKLQAYAGGKKPGSLFEDDEDSRYQVNTNGAQFKAEEEEKQFRQEIIHSQAPKKIATFREQWSALETLDLSKSPNKLLEGFSLCYGPSSTKSEFTPAAEPCTIDNEQINFSAAREQFLKMEQSRLNPFLQSPSSLKPQRLWQSEDSLLSPRSEKKDYHSAEWFNQSLTPVKRQDKGENVAGRKVYRTEERVTKRQSSLFDDLDSGLEDLSGDTSVGYTSDGSMSNDNPQPESKGTQPASGYRETPIEREIRIAQEREESLRRLRGIKHTDVQEMVEVKSLLSQPTPPLMPVKANKKNRVSFFLQREIKKDSQREEDMLHQGRVPGLYDRGTPQEMEDRRKIFELRDQSGAEVETMKRTWSSPRVIVRSSSSDTEGYPSPCCPHRHSEETELYIGSMSATPSVNTTSEGWSSESQDLNRVLPSSFPEEIVMLKGNETSKAESAQVTVVVKTSTSEIVNYPSWLMERKKPVPARGSSAKEASSLSSSSPTPTAFAVQVSEPSDKPVPTWRAHLDSGGLRHRRPNTPDIIQKEIEEDLKREQELRELRESSGLSASMEGSLDCIERDAKDSCQSQSLRRVIVEQEESVFSESPSFPVEQTSLARWSYSSITPVSMLVDSASRFSTSIRPTARLPSFSIVTAQPWGSPRPSSPVVSRVSPLLPASPWVEMGGSPGIPTQKGLTETLLEDFEERRIKLKLEENAYAGIQPTDDVNNEVLEATRVTRHKNKRALRWEAGDYTKEDSQ; translated from the exons ATGGAAAGCACACCCAGAAAATGGGTGCTTCAGCCCATGTCACCCAAACTGGAGCTGGCAGTAGACCTTCGCACCATGCTCAGCCCCACCACCGATGAGCCCTTTAGTCTGGACAGGAGCTGGAACTACAACCGGAATGGCAACCCTTCGGCTTTCAGTTTTGACAGCATCTCCGTGACCCGCACCCAGTCCACAGTTATCGTATCCACCCAGCAGAAGGTGTCTCGGGATGTGGTGGTGCAGGCCAGGCAggtggcggtgtcagaggaagattGCGGCAACACCAGTGAAGACTGGCAACCCAGTAGCCCTAGCAGTGCAGGGAGCACGGGCTCCCAACATGGCTTCTACTCCTTTGTGGATGATCCGGTGAGCCCCGAGGCGGAGATGAACGAAGCATGGATGGTGTCCCCAGAGAGACAAGCCAAGTTGGCGACCCTGAAAGAGGAAGGCAGTTTCAAACTGCAGGCGTACGCCGGTGGGAAGAAGCCAGGGAGTCTGTTCGAGGACGACGAGGACTCCCGCTACCAGGTGAACACCAACGGTGCCCAATTcaaggcggaggaggaggagaagcagttTAGGCAGGAGATCATCCACAGTCAAGCCCCCAAAAAGATTGCCACATTCAGAGAGCAGTGGAGTGCACTTGAAACCCTGGATCTCAGCAAATCACCCAACAAGTTGCTCGAAGGGTTCAGCTTGTGCTACGGGCCAAGCAGCACCAAATCTGAGTTCACACCAGCAGCTGAGCCATGCACCATCGACAACGAACAGATCAACTTCAGCGCAGCACGGGAGCAGTTCCTAAAGATGGAACAGTCGAGGCTCAACCCATTCCTGCAGAGTCCCAGCTCTCTAAAACCACAAAGACTGTGGCAGTCAGAAGACAGCTTGCTGTCACCAAGGAGTGAGAAAAAAGACTACCACTCTGCGGAATGGTTTAACCAAAGTCTAACCCCAGTGAAACGTCAGGACAAAGGGGAAAATGTCGCTGGCAGAAAGGTGTACCGCACAGAGGAGAGGGTAACCAAGAGGCAGAGTAGCCTGTTTGATGACCTTGACTCTGGGCTGGAGGATCTATCGGGTGACACCAGTGTTGGCTACACAAGTGACGGAAGCATGTCCAATGACAACCCTCAGCCAGAAAGCAAGGGCACCCAACCGGCAAGTGGTTACAGAGAGACGCCCATAGAAAGGGAGATTCGTATCGctcaggagagagaagagagtcttCGGCGATTGCGGGGCATCAAGCACACCGACGTCCAAGAGATGGTGGAGGTCAAGTCTCTGCTCTCCCAGCCTACACCGCCACTGATGCCTGTCAAGGCAAATAAGAAGAACCGGGTGAGCTTCTTCCTCCAGCGCGAGATCAAAAAGGACAGCCAGAGGGAAGAAGACATGCTGCACCAGGGGAGAGTCCCAGGTCTGTATGACCGGGGAACTCCTCAGGAAATGGAGGATCGGAGAAAGATCTTTGAGCTTAGAGACCAATCTGGAGCCGAGGTCGAGACGATGAAAAGGACTTGGTCATCACCCAGGGTCATTGTGAGGAGTAGCAGCTCAGATACGGAAGGCTACCCTTCCCCTTGCTGCCCTCACCGGCACTCCGAAGAGACCGAGTTGTACATCGGCAGCATGAGCGCCACTCCAAGCGTCAATACCACCAGCGAAGGCTGGAGTTCAGAGTCCCAAGACCTCAATAGAGTACTGCCAAGCAGCTTCCCAGAGGAGATCGTCATGTTGAAAGGGAATGAGACCAGTAAGGCAGAAAGCGCTCAAGTCACAGTGGTGGTGAAGACTAGTACTAGTGAAATAGTAAATTACCCATCGTGGTTAATGGAAAGAAAGAAGCCAGTTCCAGCCAGAGGCTCCTCGGCTAAAGAAGCCTCCTCTTTGTCATCCTCCTCACCTACACCCACTGCGTTTGCAGTGCAGGTGTCTGAACCGAGTGATAAGCCTGTTCCAACCTGGAGGGCGCACCTGGATTCTGGCGGCCTGCGACATCGAAGACCAAACACTCCAGATATTATCCAGAAGGAGATTGAGGAGGATCTGAAACGTGAGCAGGAGCTCCGGGAACTGCGGGAATCCAGTGGCCTGTCCGCCTCTATGGAAGGAAGCTTGGACTGTATAGAACGAGACGCTAAAGACTCATGTCAATCGCAAAGCCTGCGAAGAGTCATTGTGGAACAGGAAGAGTCTGTCTTCTCTGAGAGCCCTTCATTTCCAGTAGAGCAGACGAGCTTGGCCAGATGGTCCtactcatctatcactccagtatcaatGCTAG TGGACAGCGCATCTCGCTTTTCCACCTCCATTCGTCCCACTGCCCGTCTTCCCTCCTTTTCCATAGTCACTGCCCAGCCATGGGGCTCCCCAAGGCCCAGCTCCCCTGTGGTGAGCAGGGTTTCCCCTCTGTTGCCTGCTAGCCCGTGGGTAGAGATGGGTGGCTCCCCTGGGATCCCCACGCAAAAAGGCCTGACCGAAACACTGCTAGAGGACTTTGAGGAGAGGAGaatcaaactgaagctggaagaGAATGCT TATGCAGGAATTCAGCCTACTGACGATGTGAACAATGAA GTCTTGGAGGCGACCCGCGTCACCAGGCACAAAAACAAGCGGGCACTGCGCTGGGAGGCTGGCGACTACACCAAGGAGGACAGCCAATGA